A stretch of Elephas maximus indicus isolate mEleMax1 chromosome 20, mEleMax1 primary haplotype, whole genome shotgun sequence DNA encodes these proteins:
- the ITIH4 gene encoding inter-alpha-trypsin inhibitor heavy chain H4 — MKTPAPTYTCSTVLILLMLLAALQATTARENDIDIYSLTVDSKVSSRFAHTVVTSRVVNRADTVKEAIFQMELPKKAFITNFSMIIDDVTYPGNIKEKAAAQEQYSRAVARGQSAGLVKATGRKMEQFQVSVSVAPAAKITFELVYEELLKRQLGVYELLLKVQPQQLVKHLQMDIHIFEPQGISLLETESTFMTKELANALTISQNKTKAHIRFKPSLTQQQKSPEQQDTVLDGNFIVRYDVNRPVSGGSIQIENGYFVHYFAPEGLPTMPKNVVFVIDKSGSMSGRKIQQTREALIKILDDLRPNDQFNLVVFSKEATQWKPSLVPASAQNVKEAKSYAASIQALGGTNINDAMMMAVKLLDSSNKEELLPAGSVSLIILLTDGDPTEGETNPAKIQKNVREAIYGQYSLFCLGFGFDVSYAFLEKMALDNGGLARRIYEDSDSALQLQDFYQEVANPLLTGVAFEYPSNAVEKVTQENFRLFFKGSEMVVAGKLRDQSSDVLSAKVSGRVHKQNFTFQTESNVAEQEEEFRSPKYIFHNFMERLWAYLTIQQLLEQIISASDAERPALENQALSLSLNYSFVTPLTSMVVTKPEGQEQSQVAEKPKEDGRSGTGAATLLGSRVPPNTFPSHSPASRQRPQSRHPQTPRSPISLMRKLKPGLLAPLIHCTYVVLGPPQHPTLSLPPAHSACPRTFAPAFPALIQAPHVILPLPGQSMDQLCVDIRHSQGLMNLLLDPHQGVEVTGQFEKTQFSWIEVTFKNPQVQVRVSPEHVVVTRNQRSSAYKWKETLFSVMPGLKMTMDKTGLLLLSGPEKVTIGLLSWEGSGVGLRLLLRDTDRFSSHISGTLGQFYQDVLWKPPEAEDNKRTLRVQGTDHPATRELKLDYQEGPPGTEISCWSVEL, encoded by the exons GATCATCGATGACGTGACCTACCCAGGGAACATCAAGGAGaaggctgcagcccaggagcAGTACAGCAGGGCCGTGGCCAGGGGCCAGAGCGCAGGCCTGGTCAA ggcCACTGGCAGAAAGATGGAGCAGTTCCAGGTGTCGGTCAGCGTGGCCCCGGCTGCCAAGATCACCTTCGAGCTGGTGTATGAGGAGCTGCTCAAGCGGCAACTGGGGGTGTACGAGCTGCTGCTCAAAGTCCAGCCCCAGCAGCTGGTCAAGCACCTGCAG ATGGACATTCACATCTTTGAGCCGCAGGGCATCAGCCTCCTGGAGACGGAGAGTACCTTCATGACCAAAGAGCTGGCAAATGCCCTCACCATCTCACAGAACAAGACCAAG GCTCACATCCGATTCAAGCCATCACTCACCCAGCAGCAAAAGTCTCCAGAGCAGCAGGACACGGTCCTGGATGGCAACTTCATCGTCCGCTATGATGTGAACCGGCCTGTCTCGGGGGGCTCCATTCAG ATCGAGAATGGCTACTTTGTGCACTACTTTGCCCCTGAGGGTCTGCCCACCATGCCCAAGAATGTGGTCTTCGTCATTGACAAGAGCGGCTCCATGAGTGGCAGAAAAATCCAGCAG ACCCGGGAGGCCCTGATCAAGATCCTGGACGACCTCCGCCCCAATGACCAGTTCAACCTCGTCGTCTTCAGCAAGGAGGCAACTCAGTGGAAGCCATCACTGGTGCCAGCCTCGGCCCAGAATGTGAAAGAGGCCAAGAGCTATGCTGCCAGCATCCAGGCCTTGGGAG GGACCAACATCAATGATGCGATGATGATGGCCGTGAAGCTGCTGGACAGCAGCAACAAAGAGGAGCTGCTACCTGCTGGGAGCGTCTCCCTTATCATCCTGCTCACTGACGGCGACCCCACCGAGG GGGAGACCAACCCTGCGAAGATCCAGAAGAACGTGCGGGAAGCCATATATGGCCAGTACAGCCTCTTCTGCCTGGGCTTCGGCTTTGATGTCAGCTACGCCTTCCTGGAGAAGATGGCACTGGACAACGGTGGCCTGGCTCGGCGCATCTATGAGGACTCGGACTCCGCCCTGCAGCTCCAG GACTTCTACCAGGAGGTGGCCAACCCATTGCTGACTGGGGTGGCCTTCGAGTACCCTAGCAACGCTGTGGAGAAGGTCACACAGGAAAACTTCCGGCTCTTCTTCAAAGGCTCAGAGATGGTGGTGGCCGGGAAGCTCCGGGACCAGAGCTCCGATGTACTTTCGGCAAAAGTCAGCGGGCGGGTG CACAAGCAGAACTTCACCTTCCAAACGGAGTCCAATGTGGCTGAGCAAGAGGAGGAGTTCCGGAGCCCCAAGTACATCTTCCACAACTTCATGGAGAGACTCTGGGCGTACCTGACCATCCAGCAACTGCTGGAGCAAAT TATTTCTGCATCAGACGCTGAGCGGCCAGCCCTCGAGAACCAAGCTCTGAGCCTGTCACTCAACTACAGCTTTGTCACACCTCTCACGTCTATGGTGGTCACCAAACCTGAAGGCCAAGAACAGTCTCAAGTTGCTGAGAAGCCCAAGGAAGACGGTAGGTCTGGGACTGGGGCCGCCACCCTCCTAGGCAGCAGAGTGCCTCCCAACACCTTCCCCAGCCATTCCCCTGCATCCCGACAGAGACCCCAATCCCGCCACCCACAGACTCCTAGGAGTCCTATTtcattgatgaggaaactgaagccaggGCTCCTGGCTCCCCTAATTCACTGCACCTATGTTGTTCTGGG CCCCCCTCAGCACCCCACCCTGTCCTTGCCCCCAGCCCACTCTGCCTGCCCCAGGACCTTTGCACCTGCTTTCCCAGCCCTCATCCAGGCTCCTCATGTCATCCTGCCACTGCCTGGGCAGAGCATGGACCAGCTCTGTGTGGACATCAGGCACTCTCAGGGGCTAATGAATCTGCTCTTGGACCCTCACCAAG GGGTTGAAGTGACCGGCCAGTTTGAGAAGACTCAGTTTTCGTGGATTGAGGTGACCTTCAAGAACCCCCAGGTGCAGGTCCGTGTGTCCCCTGAACATGTGGTGGTGACTCGGAACCAAAGAAGCTCTGCTTACAAGTGGAAGGAAACGCTGTTCTCAGTGATGCCTGG CCTAAAGATGACCATGGACAAGACTGGTCTTCTGCTGCTCAGTGGTCCAGAGAAAGTGACCATCGGCCTGTTGTCCTGGGAAGGCTCTGGAGTGGGCCTCAGGCTCCTTCTGCGGGACACTGACCGCTTTTCTAGCCACATCAGCGGAACTCTTG GCCAGTTCTACCAGGACGTGCTCTGGAAGCCCCCAGAAGCAGAAGACAACAAGCGAACGCTGAGAGTTCAGGGGACTGACCACCCTGCCACCAG GGAGCTCAAGCTGGATTACCAAGAGGGGCCTCCGGGAACAGAAATTTCCTGCTGGTCTGTGGAGCTGTAG